One genomic window of [Clostridium] scindens ATCC 35704 includes the following:
- a CDS encoding diaminopimelate decarboxylase, giving the protein MKKEPFVTKEQLEEIVKEYPTPFHLYDEKGLRRNMKALKEAFAWNKGYKEYFAVKATPNPFLINILKEYGCGCDCSSYTELMLSEAIGVTGEDIMFSSNDTPAEEFAYAEKLGAIINLDDITHIDFLEQTIGHIPETISCRYNPGGLFKISNDIMDNPGDSKYGMTTEQLFESFKILKEKGAKEFGIHAFLASNTVTNDYYPMLAKILFELAVKLQMETGVHIKFINLSGGIGIPYTPDQEPNDIRMIGDGVRRVYEEVLTPAGMGDVAIYTELGRFMMGPYGCLVTKAIHEKHTHKEYVGVDACAVNLMRPAMYGAYHHITVMGKEDIPCDHKYDIAGSLCENNDKFAIDRMLPKIDKGDLLVIHDTGAHGFSMGYNYNGKLKSAELLLKEDGTVQLIRRAETPADYFATFDCFDIGKKLLEE; this is encoded by the coding sequence ATGAAGAAAGAGCCATTTGTAACCAAAGAACAGCTGGAAGAGATTGTAAAAGAGTATCCGACGCCATTCCATCTCTACGATGAGAAAGGGCTTCGAAGAAATATGAAGGCGCTGAAGGAAGCGTTTGCATGGAACAAGGGATATAAGGAATATTTTGCCGTAAAGGCGACCCCTAATCCGTTTCTGATCAATATTCTGAAGGAATATGGCTGTGGCTGCGACTGTTCCTCCTATACGGAACTGATGCTCTCAGAGGCTATTGGAGTGACGGGCGAGGACATCATGTTTTCCTCTAATGATACGCCTGCGGAAGAGTTTGCCTATGCAGAGAAGCTGGGGGCGATCATCAACCTGGATGACATCACCCATATTGATTTTCTGGAACAGACCATCGGCCATATTCCAGAAACCATCAGCTGCCGTTATAATCCCGGCGGCCTGTTCAAGATCAGCAATGACATCATGGATAATCCGGGAGACTCCAAGTATGGCATGACCACGGAGCAGTTATTTGAGTCTTTCAAAATATTGAAGGAGAAGGGCGCAAAGGAATTCGGAATCCACGCCTTCCTTGCCAGCAACACGGTTACCAATGATTATTATCCGATGCTCGCGAAGATTCTGTTTGAACTGGCAGTCAAGCTTCAGATGGAGACTGGCGTACATATCAAGTTTATCAACCTCTCCGGCGGGATCGGGATTCCCTATACGCCAGACCAGGAGCCCAACGATATCCGCATGATCGGTGACGGCGTGCGCAGGGTATATGAGGAAGTTCTTACGCCGGCTGGCATGGGAGACGTGGCAATCTATACGGAACTGGGGCGTTTCATGATGGGGCCTTATGGATGCCTTGTAACCAAAGCCATCCATGAGAAGCATACCCACAAGGAATACGTAGGCGTGGATGCATGCGCGGTGAATCTGATGCGTCCGGCTATGTATGGAGCTTATCACCATATCACCGTAATGGGCAAGGAAGATATTCCCTGCGACCATAAGTATGATATTGCGGGCTCGCTGTGCGAGAACAATGACAAATTCGCAATAGACCGAATGCTTCCGAAGATTGACAAGGGGGACCTGCTGGTTATTCATGATACAGGCGCTCATGGATTCTCCATGGGGTATAATTATAACGGCAAACTAAAATCAGCGGAACTTCTGCTTAAGGAGGATGGCACCGTGCAGCTGATCCGAAGGGCGGAAACGCCGGCAGATTATTTTGCGACGTTTGACTGCTTTGATATTGGAAAGAAATTGCTGGAAGAATAA
- a CDS encoding aldo/keto reductase has protein sequence MYYKQYGNTGLKVSAIGLGTMRYDEEDIKAGRLEKCAEIPLYAFEKGINYWDTAPNYCHDKSEIVTGIALSQVKRSDVYVTSKTNLGTLDVGDHPTKEDFRRRLELSLERLKTDYIDFYHMWCMLSLESWEKHMDALYGFFEEAKKDGLIRNIVFSSHMQGNEIEKVVDSGKFKGMLIGYNALNYRFRQSGIEAAYNKGMGVVVMNPLGGGMIPANPDAFRYLTEGTDLTVPQAALRFVASHKEITVTLAGCTTKKHIDDAVKAVEHLEEKPAKEIAKEYEGKGVALNDLCTGCAYCKGCPKEIPIPQYMDAYNQKILTGNDKAILARLDNHWDIPKEKAAECIACGKCEGQCTQHLPIIERLKEIAGM, from the coding sequence ATGTATTACAAGCAATATGGAAATACGGGATTAAAAGTGTCGGCGATCGGTCTTGGGACCATGCGGTATGACGAGGAGGATATCAAAGCGGGGAGGCTTGAAAAGTGCGCCGAGATTCCTCTTTATGCCTTTGAAAAAGGGATCAACTATTGGGATACGGCTCCGAACTATTGCCATGATAAGAGCGAGATTGTCACCGGGATTGCGCTATCCCAGGTAAAAAGAAGCGATGTATATGTAACATCCAAGACAAATCTGGGCACACTGGATGTAGGAGACCATCCGACAAAGGAGGATTTCCGCAGGAGGCTGGAACTTTCCCTTGAAAGGCTTAAGACTGACTATATTGACTTTTATCATATGTGGTGCATGCTCAGCCTGGAATCCTGGGAAAAACACATGGATGCCTTATACGGCTTTTTCGAAGAAGCCAAGAAGGACGGACTGATAAGAAATATCGTATTTTCTTCCCATATGCAGGGAAATGAGATAGAGAAAGTGGTAGATTCCGGTAAGTTTAAGGGAATGCTGATAGGGTACAATGCGCTGAATTATCGTTTCCGCCAGAGCGGGATCGAGGCGGCTTACAATAAAGGCATGGGAGTGGTCGTCATGAATCCGCTGGGCGGCGGAATGATTCCCGCCAATCCGGATGCCTTCCGGTATCTGACGGAAGGGACAGACCTGACGGTTCCCCAGGCAGCGCTTCGTTTTGTGGCGTCCCATAAAGAGATCACGGTGACTCTGGCAGGGTGCACCACGAAGAAACATATTGACGATGCAGTAAAAGCGGTAGAACATCTGGAAGAGAAGCCGGCAAAAGAGATCGCGAAGGAATACGAAGGCAAGGGAGTGGCGCTTAATGACCTGTGCACAGGCTGCGCCTACTGCAAGGGCTGCCCGAAGGAGATCCCCATTCCCCAATACATGGATGCCTATAACCAGAAGATACTGACAGGGAATGACAAGGCAATCCTGGCGAGGCTTGACAATCATTGGGACATTCCTAAGGAAAAGGCGGCAGAATGCATTGCCTGCGGAAAGTGCGAAGGACAGTGCACCCAGCATCTGCCAATCATCGAACGGCTGAAAGAGATTGCCGGCATGTAG
- the polA gene encoding DNA polymerase I, translating into MNSKIVLIDGHSILNRAFYGLPDLTNADGLHTNAIYGFLTIMFKILEEEKPDYLTVAFDVHAPTFRHEMYEEYKGTRKPMADELRQQVPVIKEVLKAMGIRIIEQAGLEADDLIGTLSKRCAQKGMEVSVISGDRDLLQLATEQVKIRIPKTKQGRTEVEDYYAQDVKERYQVTPTEFIDLKALMGDASDNIPGVPSIGEKTATKIITEYHSIEEAYAHVDEVKPPRASKALKEHWDMAVMSKRLATINVDADFPYELEEAKLGNIYTEEAYAYFQKLQFKNLLQRFDVTAPSNQVEDAFQEVKDRKEAEAIFAAAKGADEIGACIFKDTQNVLPLFAGQAGIDGIGLCFSKKDVYCIRAGQGIELSWLLEQLEGVAKDAGRFAMFDIKEALEHIRIARQDNCFDVTVAAYLLNPLKSNYTYEDVAREQLNLIIEDKLDAWMKACYEAYTAYAASGILWKRLKECLMDRLFMDVEMPLVFTLYDMEVNGVRVEAEALKYYGDQLGAKIVELEKDIYEEAGENFNINSPKQLGVVLFENMKIPGGKKTKTGYSTAADVLEKLAPDYPIIAKILEYRQYTKLKSTYADGLANYIREDGRIHSKFNQTITATGRLSSTEPNLQNIPIRVELGRLIRKVFIPEDGFVFVDADYSQIELRVLAHCSGDSHLIEAYKEKKDIHRITASQVFHIPFDEVTDQQRRNAKAVNFGIVYGISSFGLSQDLSITRKEASKYIEDYFTAYPGIKIFLDDTVKHAKEMGYVVTLFGRRRPVPELSSSNYMQRSFGERVAMNAPIQGTAADIIKIAMTGVGRRLKEQKMKSRLVLQVHDELLVEAYKPELDQVKKILKEEMEQAASLDVPLEIDMHTGENWYEAK; encoded by the coding sequence ATGAATAGTAAGATTGTTTTGATAGATGGACATAGCATCCTGAACCGCGCGTTCTATGGACTCCCGGATCTGACCAATGCAGACGGGCTTCATACGAATGCCATTTACGGCTTTCTGACGATTATGTTCAAGATATTAGAAGAAGAAAAGCCGGACTATTTGACGGTTGCCTTTGATGTACATGCGCCTACGTTCCGCCATGAGATGTATGAGGAATACAAAGGGACGAGAAAGCCTATGGCCGATGAATTACGCCAGCAGGTGCCGGTGATCAAGGAAGTGTTAAAGGCGATGGGCATCCGGATTATCGAGCAGGCGGGGCTGGAGGCGGATGACCTGATCGGAACCTTGTCCAAGCGATGCGCGCAGAAGGGAATGGAAGTGTCTGTCATCTCCGGAGACCGGGATCTGCTGCAGCTGGCGACAGAGCAGGTGAAAATCCGCATTCCCAAGACGAAGCAGGGCCGGACGGAAGTGGAGGACTATTATGCCCAGGATGTCAAGGAACGCTATCAGGTAACTCCCACAGAGTTTATCGACCTTAAGGCGCTTATGGGCGATGCGTCCGACAATATACCAGGAGTGCCAAGCATTGGAGAGAAGACGGCGACAAAGATTATCACGGAGTATCATTCGATCGAAGAAGCTTATGCCCATGTGGATGAGGTAAAGCCGCCCAGGGCGTCGAAGGCATTAAAGGAACATTGGGATATGGCGGTCATGAGCAAGAGACTGGCTACGATCAATGTGGACGCGGATTTTCCATATGAACTGGAAGAGGCAAAACTTGGGAATATCTACACGGAAGAGGCCTATGCATACTTCCAGAAACTGCAGTTTAAGAATCTGCTGCAGCGTTTTGATGTGACCGCGCCATCCAACCAGGTAGAGGATGCGTTTCAGGAAGTTAAGGATAGAAAAGAGGCAGAAGCCATATTTGCGGCAGCAAAAGGAGCCGATGAGATAGGCGCGTGCATATTCAAGGATACCCAGAATGTGCTTCCGCTTTTCGCAGGGCAGGCCGGGATTGACGGCATTGGACTTTGTTTTTCTAAAAAGGATGTCTACTGCATTCGCGCGGGCCAGGGGATCGAACTATCCTGGCTTCTGGAACAGCTGGAGGGTGTAGCAAAAGATGCAGGGCGCTTTGCCATGTTTGACATCAAGGAGGCTCTGGAGCATATCCGCATTGCCCGCCAGGATAACTGTTTTGATGTGACGGTGGCGGCGTACCTTCTGAATCCCCTGAAAAGTAATTATACCTATGAGGATGTTGCAAGGGAACAACTGAACCTGATTATAGAAGATAAACTGGATGCCTGGATGAAGGCATGCTATGAAGCCTATACGGCGTATGCCGCATCCGGGATTCTGTGGAAGCGGCTGAAGGAATGTCTGATGGACAGACTGTTTATGGATGTCGAGATGCCGCTGGTATTTACCCTTTATGACATGGAAGTAAACGGCGTAAGGGTGGAAGCTGAGGCGCTTAAGTATTACGGCGACCAACTGGGCGCCAAGATCGTGGAACTGGAAAAGGATATTTATGAGGAAGCGGGAGAAAACTTCAACATCAATTCTCCGAAACAGTTGGGCGTGGTTCTTTTTGAAAACATGAAGATTCCGGGGGGCAAGAAGACGAAGACAGGCTACTCTACGGCGGCGGACGTACTGGAGAAACTAGCGCCGGATTACCCGATCATCGCAAAGATCCTGGAGTACAGGCAGTATACAAAGTTAAAGTCCACCTATGCTGACGGGCTTGCCAATTACATCCGGGAAGACGGACGGATCCACAGCAAGTTCAACCAGACGATCACGGCCACCGGAAGACTGAGCAGTACGGAGCCGAACTTGCAGAATATCCCGATCCGTGTGGAACTGGGAAGACTGATTCGCAAGGTATTCATCCCGGAAGACGGATTCGTCTTCGTAGACGCGGATTATTCCCAGATTGAGCTGCGCGTGCTGGCCCATTGTTCCGGGGACAGCCATCTGATCGAAGCCTACAAGGAAAAGAAGGACATCCACAGGATTACGGCATCCCAAGTGTTCCACATTCCGTTTGACGAGGTTACGGACCAGCAGCGGCGCAATGCCAAGGCGGTCAATTTTGGAATCGTATATGGCATCAGTTCGTTCGGGTTGAGCCAGGATTTGAGCATCACCAGGAAAGAGGCATCCAAGTATATTGAAGACTATTTCACCGCTTATCCGGGCATCAAGATATTCCTGGATGATACGGTGAAGCATGCAAAAGAGATGGGGTATGTGGTAACCCTGTTCGGGCGCAGGCGCCCGGTTCCGGAACTGTCTTCCAGCAATTACATGCAGCGCTCTTTCGGCGAGAGGGTTGCCATGAATGCGCCCATCCAGGGAACGGCGGCGGACATCATCAAGATTGCGATGACAGGAGTGGGCAGGCGGCTTAAGGAGCAGAAGATGAAGTCAAGGCTGGTGCTGCAAGTTCATGATGAACTTCTGGTGGAGGCGTACAAGCCGGAACTTGACCAGGTAAAGAAGATACTGAAAGAAGAGATGGAGCAGGCAGCATCTTTGGATGTGCCGCTGGAGATAGACATGCATACAGGAGAAAACTGGTACGAAGCAAAGTAG
- the coaE gene encoding dephospho-CoA kinase (Dephospho-CoA kinase (CoaE) performs the final step in coenzyme A biosynthesis.), whose amino-acid sequence MKIIGITGGVGAGKTQILEYLNNKYGATICQADQVGKKLQKKGTPCFEAIVEHFGTDILDEKGELDRERLAEIVFSKKEELSMLNGIIHPAVKEEIRRKIAKEERKNTNLFIVEAALLIEDNYEEICDELWYVYVEDEIRKKRLIYARGYDARKVDDIIAAQLPKDVFLKHCDRVIDNNGVFEETKMQLDQILADL is encoded by the coding sequence ATGAAGATTATTGGAATTACTGGCGGAGTAGGGGCAGGAAAGACGCAGATACTGGAGTACCTAAATAACAAATACGGAGCCACCATCTGTCAGGCGGATCAAGTGGGGAAGAAACTCCAGAAAAAGGGGACCCCATGCTTTGAGGCCATTGTGGAGCATTTCGGGACGGATATCCTGGATGAGAAGGGCGAGCTTGACAGAGAAAGGCTGGCAGAAATCGTATTTTCGAAGAAAGAAGAATTATCCATGCTTAATGGCATCATCCATCCTGCGGTGAAGGAAGAGATCCGCAGGAAGATAGCCAAAGAGGAGCGGAAGAATACGAATCTGTTCATCGTGGAGGCAGCGCTTTTGATTGAAGATAATTATGAAGAGATCTGCGATGAACTGTGGTATGTCTATGTGGAAGACGAGATCCGCAAAAAGCGGCTGATCTACGCAAGAGGCTATGATGCCCGGAAAGTGGACGATATCATTGCCGCCCAGCTGCCGAAGGATGTATTCCTGAAGCATTGCGACAGAGTCATCGACAACAACGGCGTCTTTGAGGAGACGAAGATGCAGCTGGATCAGATATTAGCAGATTTATAA
- a CDS encoding MBL fold metallo-hydrolase — MRLCSIASGSSGNCIYVGDDDTHLLVDTGISKKRIEQGLHTLGIKGEELNGILITHEHVDHIQGLGVFSRKYGIPIYATRGTIEGIRCCTSLGKMPEGLLHDVPVDETFSLGGMSIRPFAISHDAKEPSGYRIENETKSVAVATDLGKYDEYTVAHLKDLNAVVLEANHDIHMLEVGPYPYPLKRRVAGDKGHLSNELSGRLLCDILHDNLQYVVLGHLSKENNYEELAYETVKLEVSIGDNPYKGEDIPMMVAKRDIVSDIISL; from the coding sequence ATGAGATTATGCAGTATTGCCAGTGGAAGCAGCGGAAACTGCATCTACGTAGGAGATGACGATACTCATCTGCTGGTGGATACAGGAATCAGCAAGAAGAGAATTGAACAGGGATTACATACATTAGGAATCAAGGGAGAAGAACTGAACGGTATTCTGATCACCCATGAGCATGTGGATCATATCCAGGGGCTGGGGGTATTCAGCAGGAAGTATGGGATACCCATCTATGCCACCCGGGGGACGATTGAAGGAATCCGATGCTGCACAAGCCTGGGGAAGATGCCGGAAGGACTGCTGCATGATGTCCCGGTGGATGAGACATTTTCGCTTGGAGGCATGAGCATACGGCCTTTCGCGATCTCCCATGACGCCAAGGAGCCTTCCGGATACCGGATCGAGAATGAGACGAAATCCGTGGCGGTAGCGACAGATCTGGGGAAATACGACGAATACACGGTAGCGCATCTGAAGGATCTGAATGCGGTAGTCCTGGAGGCAAACCACGATATCCACATGCTTGAAGTGGGTCCCTATCCCTATCCTCTTAAAAGGAGAGTGGCAGGAGATAAAGGACATTTGTCAAATGAATTGTCAGGCAGGCTTCTTTGTGATATACTGCATGACAACCTTCAATATGTGGTGCTGGGCCATCTGAGTAAGGAGAACAATTACGAAGAGCTGGCCTACGAGACTGTCAAGCTGGAGGTCAGCATCGGCGACAACCCATATAAAGGAGAAGATATCCCTATGATGGTAGCAAAGAGGGATATAGTATCAGATATTATATCATTATAG
- a CDS encoding DegV family protein: MGTIAVVTDSNSGITQNEAKELGIQVIPMPFYINGELYYEDITLSQEEFYERLAEDADISTSQPAPADVMELWEELLESYDEVIHIPMSSGLSSSCETAMALAQEFDGKVHVIDNQRISVTQRQSVLDAIEMASRGLSAAQIEETLMRERLEASIYITVDTLKYLKKGGRVTPAAAALGTVLNIKPVLQIQGEKLDSFAKVRGWKAAKKTMLEAMEKDMNGRFAGKKVHLEAAYTCSDEEAQAWKSEIEKKFPGYEIQLDRLSLSVACHIGSGAMAVACSRVIE, translated from the coding sequence ATGGGAACAATAGCAGTTGTCACGGACAGCAATAGCGGTATTACCCAGAATGAAGCGAAGGAGTTGGGAATCCAGGTGATTCCGATGCCGTTTTATATCAATGGGGAACTCTATTATGAGGATATCACTTTGAGCCAGGAAGAGTTCTATGAGAGGCTGGCGGAAGATGCGGATATATCTACTTCGCAGCCGGCGCCAGCAGATGTCATGGAATTATGGGAGGAATTACTGGAGAGTTATGATGAAGTGATCCATATCCCGATGTCCAGCGGCCTGAGCAGTTCCTGCGAGACAGCAATGGCTCTTGCCCAGGAGTTTGACGGAAAGGTTCATGTAATCGACAACCAGAGGATATCGGTAACTCAGAGGCAGTCTGTTCTGGACGCGATTGAAATGGCTTCAAGGGGGCTGAGTGCCGCGCAGATTGAGGAGACCCTGATGCGCGAACGGCTGGAAGCCAGCATCTATATTACCGTGGATACGTTGAAATACCTGAAGAAAGGCGGCAGAGTAACGCCTGCCGCGGCAGCGCTTGGAACGGTGCTTAATATTAAGCCGGTGCTCCAGATCCAGGGAGAAAAACTGGACTCCTTTGCCAAAGTACGGGGCTGGAAAGCGGCGAAAAAGACGATGCTGGAAGCAATGGAAAAGGATATGAACGGACGTTTTGCGGGGAAAAAGGTACATCTGGAAGCTGCCTATACTTGCTCGGATGAAGAGGCGCAGGCATGGAAGTCTGAGATTGAGAAGAAATTCCCGGGCTATGAGATACAGTTGGACAGGCTGTCCTTGAGCGTGGCCTGCCATATCGGCAGCGGGGCAATGGCAGTTGCCTGCAGTCGGGTAATTGAATAG
- a CDS encoding nucleotidyltransferase produces MKIVGLITEYNPFHNGHLYHIQKAKEISGADAAVVVMSGNYVQRGAPAIMPKHLRAEVALEAGVPVVMELPVCYAAGSAEYFAAGAISLFEQLGCIDSICFGSECGDYKVLERIARVTADEPEEYKFSLQEALRKGISFPRARQMALKAYLKDDSLDVILEQPNNILGIEYIKALYKKKSSIKTYTIKRMVSGYHDEELTGSYSSASAIRKLLAYASSSIHLEEEGMFDEPAMSEVLTRLEGQVPPSCIRLLEEMHRTRYPIYSNDFSLLLKYKLLTETSDTLVKYKDVTEDLANRIMNHANDFITFDQFCDLLKTRDMTYTRISRSLFHILLDITNEDMLSYQEEGYCQYARILGFRKDAGQILSCLKNSSSVPIITKLTQTEDLTPVGLNMLSKDIFASNLYESIITNKFKLPFINEYQHQIVRI; encoded by the coding sequence ATGAAAATAGTAGGATTGATCACTGAATACAACCCATTTCACAACGGACACCTGTACCATATTCAAAAAGCAAAAGAGATATCCGGGGCGGATGCCGCAGTCGTCGTTATGAGCGGCAACTACGTGCAGCGGGGCGCTCCGGCCATCATGCCCAAGCATCTGAGGGCAGAGGTCGCCCTCGAAGCCGGCGTGCCTGTCGTCATGGAACTTCCTGTATGCTACGCTGCTGGAAGCGCCGAATATTTTGCCGCAGGCGCCATCTCACTGTTTGAGCAGCTGGGCTGCATAGACTCCATCTGTTTTGGCAGCGAATGCGGAGACTACAAAGTTCTGGAACGGATTGCCCGCGTGACTGCCGACGAGCCGGAGGAATACAAGTTCTCCCTTCAGGAGGCATTAAGAAAGGGCATCTCCTTTCCCCGGGCAAGGCAGATGGCCTTAAAGGCCTATTTAAAGGATGATTCCCTGGATGTCATACTGGAACAGCCCAATAACATTCTGGGCATTGAGTACATCAAGGCGCTCTACAAGAAAAAAAGCAGCATAAAGACTTATACCATCAAACGCATGGTATCCGGCTACCACGATGAGGAACTGACTGGCAGCTACAGTTCCGCGTCCGCCATCCGCAAACTGCTGGCCTACGCCAGCAGTTCCATCCATCTGGAGGAAGAAGGCATGTTTGACGAGCCCGCCATGTCCGAGGTGCTGACCCGGCTGGAAGGCCAGGTGCCTCCGTCCTGTATCCGCCTTCTGGAAGAGATGCACCGTACCAGGTATCCAATCTACTCCAATGACTTTTCACTTCTTCTTAAGTACAAACTGCTGACCGAGACCAGCGATACTCTGGTCAAGTACAAGGATGTGACCGAGGACCTGGCCAACCGGATCATGAACCATGCCAATGATTTCATCACGTTTGACCAGTTCTGCGATCTTCTCAAGACCCGGGATATGACCTACACCCGCATCAGCCGCAGCCTGTTTCATATCCTGCTTGATATCACCAATGAAGACATGCTCTCCTATCAGGAGGAAGGCTACTGTCAGTATGCCCGCATTCTGGGATTCCGCAAGGATGCCGGGCAGATCCTCTCCTGCCTGAAGAACAGTTCCTCCGTGCCGATCATCACCAAATTGACCCAGACGGAAGACTTAACCCCGGTGGGGCTAAATATGCTAAGCAAGGACATCTTCGCCTCCAACCTCTACGAAAGCATCATTACGAACAAGTTCAAGCTGCCTTTCATCAATGAATATCAGCATCAGATTGTGAGAATCTAG
- the mgtE gene encoding magnesium transporter → MTEERILEMLEERQYKELKEELENNMYPIDLADILENFDQKHLVMVFRLLAKEEAAETFTYMNSDMRELLINALTDSELEEVMEEMYLDDTVDVLEEMPANVVDRLLMATDEETRVQINQLLQYPEDSAGSVMNVDYIALRKEMTVAESILKIRQVGINKETIYTCYVTEKRKLIGQVDVKELLTTSESKTVEEIMDTNMLYAHTTDDQEDVARTITKYGLIALPIVDHEMCMVGIVTVDDAMVVLQEETTEDISIMAGVNPNEETYFGTTVLEHVKSRIPWLLFLMLSATVTQMIMNSYEAALAVMPQLAGFIPMLTGTGGNCGSQSSTLVIRGLAVGEIEFKDLFKVIWKEVRIAVCISLILSVVNGLRILLMGQGDAMMAFTIGLTMACTVVIAKVVGCTLPLLAKKVGLDPAIMATPLISTLVDISTISVYFAIVSTAFAL, encoded by the coding sequence CTGACGGAAGAACGGATACTGGAGATGCTGGAAGAGCGCCAGTATAAGGAATTAAAAGAAGAACTCGAAAATAATATGTATCCCATTGACCTGGCTGATATACTGGAAAATTTTGACCAGAAGCATCTGGTTATGGTATTCAGGCTTCTGGCCAAGGAAGAAGCGGCAGAGACATTTACGTATATGAACAGCGATATGCGCGAGCTGCTGATCAATGCACTGACGGATTCCGAACTGGAAGAAGTCATGGAAGAGATGTACTTAGACGATACGGTAGACGTTCTGGAAGAGATGCCGGCCAATGTGGTGGACAGGCTTCTGATGGCCACGGATGAGGAGACAAGAGTCCAGATTAACCAGCTGCTCCAGTATCCGGAGGACAGCGCGGGAAGCGTGATGAATGTGGACTATATCGCGCTGCGAAAAGAGATGACGGTTGCAGAATCCATCCTGAAGATCCGCCAGGTCGGTATCAATAAAGAGACCATCTATACCTGCTATGTCACGGAGAAGCGCAAGCTGATCGGCCAGGTAGACGTAAAGGAACTTCTTACCACCAGCGAATCCAAGACGGTGGAAGAGATCATGGACACGAATATGCTGTATGCGCATACGACGGATGACCAGGAAGACGTGGCAAGGACCATCACCAAGTACGGCCTGATCGCGCTTCCTATCGTGGATCATGAGATGTGCATGGTGGGAATCGTAACCGTTGACGATGCCATGGTTGTCCTGCAGGAAGAGACGACGGAAGATATCAGCATCATGGCAGGTGTCAATCCGAATGAGGAGACTTACTTTGGCACGACGGTATTGGAGCATGTGAAGAGCCGCATTCCCTGGCTTCTGTTTCTGATGCTGTCCGCCACGGTGACGCAGATGATTATGAACAGTTATGAGGCGGCCCTTGCGGTCATGCCGCAGCTGGCCGGATTCATTCCCATGCTTACCGGTACCGGAGGCAATTGCGGCTCCCAGAGTTCCACGCTGGTCATCCGGGGTCTGGCGGTCGGTGAGATCGAGTTTAAGGATCTGTTCAAGGTCATCTGGAAGGAAGTGCGCATCGCGGTTTGCATCAGCCTGATTCTTTCCGTGGTTAACGGCCTTCGGATTCTGCTGATGGGACAAGGGGATGCAATGATGGCATTTACCATCGGGCTTACCATGGCTTGCACGGTAGTGATCGCCAAAGTGGTAGGCTGTACCCTGCCTCTTCTGGCAAAGAAGGTGGGACTGGATCCTGCTATCATGGCTACGCCGCTGATTTCTACCCTGGTAGACATCAGTACCATCAGCGTATACTTTGCCATTGTCAGCACGGCATTTGCCCTGTAG